The window GGTGCCTATTTCTCGTTTCTGCTGGTCACGGCCGGCGGCGTCAACTACTGGCTGGCCATCCTCATCTCCATGGCCGCTCTGACCGTCATCGGCATGGTGATCGAGCGCATCGTTTTCCGGCCGCTGGTCAACGCCCCCCATCTCAACAGTTTCATCGCGGCCATCGGCCTGATTTATGTCATCGACAACGTGGCGCTGATCGTCTGGGGCCCTGATTTCAAACGCTTCCCCCCCCTGTATGACCAGTTGTATCACTTCCTGGGCGTGACCATCACCCTGCATCGCATCATCATCGTCGTCACGGCGGTCGTGCTCATTGTGTTGCTCGAACTGTTCATCAAGAAAACGACCATCGGCTCCGCCATCGAGGCCACGGCCCAGGATCGGGTGGGCGCCCGCCTTTCGGGCATCAACGTCACGCGGGTGGACATGTGGACTTTGGGCCTGGGCACCTCCCTGGCGGCCGCGGCCGGTGCGCTTATCGGGCCCATCCTGCTGGTCTATCCCGCCATGGGCGGGGCGGTGACTCTCAAGGCGTTCGTCATCATCATTCTGGGCGGCATGGGCAGCATCCCCGGCGCGATCCTGGGCGGCTTTATCCTGGGGCTGATCGAAAGCATCGGCGGGGCCTACCTCACCACCAATTACCATGAAGTCCTGGCATTCGGCCTCTTGGTCACGGTTCTGGCCATCAAGCCGACCGGGTTATTCGGAAAGGCACACTGAAAGTGAACACATCGCCCCTGAAACCCGGCTTTCTGATACCGGCAGCCATCCTCCTACTGGCCGTCGTCGCTCCGTTGCTCTCCGAAAACCGATACCTTCATCATTTGATGATCATGGCCTGCGTGTGGGGTATCGCGGCCACCGCCCTGAATCTGGTCATGGGGTATGCCGGCCAGGTCAACCTCGCCCACGGGGCGTTTTTCGGCATCGGCGCCTATACGTCGGGACTGCTCATGCTCAAACTGGGAATAGGGTTCTGGATCGCCCTGCCCCTGGCCTGCCTGGCCGCCGCCCTGTTCGGACTGCTCATCGGCATGCCATCCCTGCGCACCAAGGGCGCCTATTTCGCCATCGGCACGCTCTGTTTCAATGTCATCGTCACCGTCATCATCGACCGGTGGGAGAATCTCACCGAGGGACAGCGCGGACTGCTCGGCATCCCGCCGCCATCGGCGATTCCTCTGCCATTCGGTCTGACGGTTCGATTCGACAACAACATGGTGGCCACCTACTACCTGTTCCTGATCATGCTGCTGCTCACCCTGTTCGTGACCCGGCGCATCGTCATCTCTCTGATGGGCAAGGATTTCCGGGCCGTCAAAGGCAACGAAGAGTTGGCCGCCTCCATCGGCATCAACCCCTTTCGAACCAAATTGATCGCCTTCGTGACCAGCACTTTTTTCGCCGGATTGGCCGGGGGGCTCTACGCCTCTTATATCGGGTTTCTCAGCCCTGACATCTCCGATTTTCACGTCACCTTCGAAGTGCTGATCCAGGTGATGTTCGGCGGCATCGGCACGATGGCCGGCCCGATCATCGGTGCCACCATTCTGCCGGTGATCTCAGAGACCCTGCATGCGTTGGCCGCCTATCGGATGGTCGCATACGGCATCATGCTGATTGTGGTCATCATCTTCCTGCCGACAGGGATCATGGGCGGTTTAAAAATTTTGTGGGCCAGGTGCATCACCAGGAAATAGAAACCAACAGGCGGGGTGACATGCTTTTCCAAACCATGGGACTAACCAAAAGTTTCGGCGGTCTGACCGCCGTCAACGACCTCAGCTTCGGCATCGAAGAAGGCCAGATCGTCAGCGTCATCGGACCGAACGGGGCCGGCAAATCCACGGTGTTCAACCTGGTGACCGGGGTACATCACCCCACCGCCGGCCGCATCGAGCTGATGGGCCGATCGATCACGGGCCTCAAGCCTTACCAGGTGGCCCGTCAGGGCATCGCCAGGACGTTTCAATCCACCACGGTCTTCGGCCAGGACACGGTGTTTGAAAACCTGGTCATCGGCCATCGGCTGCGCACCGGCAGCGGCCTTTTCAGCGCCCTGCTGGTCAGCGGCCGGGAGCGCGGGGACCGCAAAAAAAGCATGGCCAAGGCCGAAGAGCTGCTCTCTTTTCTCGATCTGGAACACTATCGCGACGAGGCGGCCGGCAACATCCCCCAGGAGGCCCAGAAACGGCTCTCCATCGGCATCGCCCTGGCCACCGAACCCAAACTGCTGCTGCTGGATGAACCCACCGGCGGTGTCAACCTGGAGGAGGACGACAGCCTCATCCGCATCATCCAGAAAATCAAGGCGTCAGGGGTGACCATCTGCCTGATCGAACACAAAATGAAAGTGGTGATGGGTATTTCCGATCGGGTGGTGGTGCTCAGCTACGGCAGCAAAATTGCCGAAGGCGATCCCCAGTCGGTGAGCCGCAACGAAAACGTCATCGAAGCTTATTTGGGACCGGGATATGCTGCTAAAGATTGAAAACGTCGATACCTATTACGGACGTGCGCAAGCCCTCAAGAAAATCTGCCTGCAGATTTCCGAAGGCGAACTGGTGACCATCCTCGGGGCCAACGGATCGGGCAAGACCACCCTGCTCAACACCATTTCGGGTATCTTGAAGCCCAGATCGGGCGAGATGGTCTTCGACGGCAGGCCGATCCAGCAGTTGAAGACCGATGCCATCGTCAAGCTGGGCATCTCCCAGTGCCCGGAGGGGCGGCGGCTGTTTCCCGGCATGACCGTCCTGAAAAACCTGATGCTGGGCGCCTTCGTGCACCGCAACGACCAGAAAGGGATCGAGCGGGACCTGACGACTGTTTTCAATCTCTTCCCGATTCTCGACGAACGCAAGAGCCAGCTGGCCGGCACCATGAGCGGCGGCGAACAGCAGATGCTGGCCATCGGCAGGGCCTTGATGGCGCGCCCCCGGCTGCTGCTGCTCGACGAGCCCTCGTTGGGATTGGCGCCGCTGGTGGTCGCCCGCATCTTCGAGGCCATCGAAGACATCCACCGCCAGGGCACCGCCGTCTGCCTGGTGGAACAAAACGCCGCCATGGCCATTCAGGTCGCCAACCGCGGATATGTGCTCGAAAACGGAGAGATCGTCCTGGCCGGCACCCGCGACGAACTCGAACGCAGCGACAAGATCAAACAGGCCTACCTGGGCGTTTAGACACTCATGTTTCGGCCCGAACGGCCGATATGACCATCATGAAACAGGAAAAATCAGCCCGCACCACCTCGATCCTCATCGACATCATCATGGATGTCCCCTTTTTTGCCATGCTGGACGCCCGCCAGTTGGGCGTCGTGGCCAATCATATGAACTACTATGAGATCAAAAAGGGCGAGACGCTGTTCAAGGAGGGCGATCCGGGCGATTCGGTCTGTTTTGTCATCCGGGGATCGCTGGATGTCTTCAAAGAGACCTCCACACCCGGTCAGCATGTCCTCATCGCCACGGTCACGAAAAACAAGTCCATCGGCGAGATGGCGGTCATCGACGAGTACACCCGTTCGGCCACGGTGACCGCCCACAGCGACGCCGCCATCGTGGCGTTGACCAAGCGCGGTTTTGAAGCCATTCTCCAGGAGAACCCGGCCATCGGCGCCGCCATCCTTAAAAAAATCGCCTCTCTGGTCAGCATGAACCTGCGTCGCACCTCTTCCCAGTTGGCCGATTATATGCCGGCGCTGCCCATTACCTGAACATGACGCGGCCTCAAGGCCCTTGGGCCCAGGACCGAGGCTACAGCAAACCCAGACGGCACCACTGTTTCGTATCAATTGACCCAGGTCAAGGAAGCTTTGCACAAGGGCTGGTAAATCTGTGCCAAGCGCTTATGATGGAATAGAATGAACGCCGTCAACTACCTCAACCGATACGAAAAGGAGGGGCCATGCTGAAAAGAATCGAAATGTTCAGAGAAAACGGTTTCAAGGACAATGCTCTGTCCAATTTTCTGGTGCACGACTCGCCATACATGAAGGTGATCAATTTCAATCTCAAGGCCGGCCAGGAACTTCCCATTCACAGCCATGACATCGAAGGTCAGTTGTGCCTCAGCGTCATGGAGGGCCGCGGAGAGTTTCTGGCCAAGGAGGGAAAGACCCTGCCGGCCGAGACCGGTGATGTGCTGGTATCGGATATCGCTGAACCCCATGGGGTCCGTGCGAAGACCGACATGCGCGTTCTGGTGACCATCGCACCGCCCATCTGATGGAAACGGTGATGACGAACCTACAGGTCCGGCGCACCAACACCATATTATATTGCCGACGGTGGCAGGAGACCGTGCGCTTCTATCACGAAAAATTGGGGCTGCCCATCTCCCATGCCACCGATTGGCTTGTGGAACTGAAGCTGACCGACAGGAGTTTCATCAGCCTCGCCGATGAAAACCGCGCTACCATCACCGGCTCCGGCGGTGCCGGTATTACCCTCTCATGGCAAGTCGAGGACCTCGCGGGAATGCATGACCGAATCACTGCCATCGGCGCAGCCCCTGGACCGATCCAGACCAAATGGCGTGCGCGGGTCTTCTATTTTCGTGATCCGGAGGGGCACCGTATCGAGTTATGGTCTGCGGCATGACACCGGCTGGCACCCAGGTGTCCGCTTTTCTTGCAATCTGCATCCTGTTTCGACAGAAATTCGCCGAACACCTTCTCGAAATGAATCGACAGCGATCTCTGGCGCCGCCATCCTCCGGTCGATCGGCCGGCCTCCTTTCCTGGCATAACCGTTGCTTTTACAAATGCCATGAAAATCCAAAACAATATCTTCGAGCATCTTCCCGATCGGATCGCCGGGCTGGGCGTGCTTGCGGAAAACCTCTGGTGGAGTTGGCGCCCCAAAGCCCGAATGGTATTCAAGGCGTTGGATCGACAAGCCTGGAAAGAGAGCGGACACAACCCGGATAAAATGCTGCGGGAATTGTCCCCGGATATCCTCCGGGCTGCAGCCCGGAACCCGGACTATCTGCGGCGCTACGATGAGGTCATGGTGTTGTTCCGCGAGTATATGAGCCGCAGCGACATATCTCTGCTCAACGGCGCCCTGTCGCCGGGAGAGACGACCCTGGCATACTTTTCCGCCGAATACGGCCTGCACCGCTCACTGCCGTTTTATGCCGGCGGACTGGGTTTTCTGGCCGGAGATTTCGTCAAGGAGTGCAGTGATTTAAATATCCCCATGGTGGCCGTGGGGTTCATGTACCCCAAGGGGTATCTGCTTCAGCGCATTCGCGAAGACGGCTGGCAGGAACAACTCGACGAGCCGCTCGAGCAGGAGGCGGCGGCCATTTCGCGAGTTTTGAACGATGACGGGACGCAGTTTATCATTCCCGTGCCGCGTATCGAGCCCCCCATTCATACGGCGGTCTGGCAGATTGCCGTGGGCACCAACACGATCTATTTAATGGATACCGATATCGACCAGAACGATCCCTGGAACCGGTCCATTTCCGCCCGTCTGTATACCGGGGACCTGGAGCAGCGTTTGCGCCAGGAGATCGTTCTGGGCATCGGCGGCGCCGAAGTTCTCGAACGGCTCGGCATCCGGAATCGCCTGATCCATCTGAACGAGGGGCATGCCGCCTTCGCTTTGCTTGAACGGATCCGGGATGGCATGTTGGCCGGCCATACCTTCGAAGAGGCCCTGGAAAGGGTTCGAGCCACCACTGTGTTTACGACCCACACCCCGGTCCCGGCCGGGCACGATGTGTTTCCATTTTACCTGATGGAAAAGTACTTTCACACCTATTGGACCGAGCTGGGGCTGGACCGTGACCGTTTTTTCAACCTGGGGTTGCATCCCCTGAATCCCCAGGAGGGCTTTAACATGACGGTGCTGGCCCTGAAAGCCTCGGCCTACCACAATGCGGTCAGCCAGAGACACGCCCAAGTGGCCAGAAGCATGTGGCACTGCCTGTGGCCGGACCGATCCGAAACGGCTGTACCCATCGGCGCCATCACCAACGGTGTCCATGTGCCCACCTGGGTCGAACCCAAGTTCAGGATGCTCTTCGATCATTACCTTGGGGATGAATGGGTCGCGAAACACGACGATCCCATGGTTTGGGAAAGGGTGGACAAGATACCCGACAAGGAGTTGTGGCAACTCCATTACTGGATGAAAATCAAACTCCTGGATGCCATCCGGGCACGCTGCCGCCTGCGGTGGGTCAATGACAGGACCAGCCCTTCGATTGTAATGGCGGGTGGGGCAATGCTCGATCCCTCGATTTTGACCATCGGGTTTGCCCGTCGCTTTGCCTCCTATAAACGCGCCGATCTGATCCTCAACGACCTGCCGCGCCTTCAGCGCCTGCTCAACGACCGCTGGCGGCCCATTCAGCTCATTTTCGCTGGAAAAGCGCACCCGGCCGACGATCCGGGCAAACGCATCCTGCAGAACATCTTCAATGCCTGCCGTAATCCTGAAATGGCCGGCCGGGTGGCCTTTGTGGAGGATTATGGGGAACAGATGGCCCAATACATGGTCCATGGGGTCGATCTGTGGCTCAACACCCCCCTGCCGCCCATGGAAGCGAGCGGCACGAGCGGGATGAAGGCGGCGCTCAACGGCGTGCCGCAGCTCAGCATCCTGGACGGGTGGTGGATCGAGGGTTACAACCGGAAAAACGGCTGGGCCTTTGGCGATCGGGTCGTGGAAGGAGATCGCGACGGCGCCGACGCCCGGGCGATTTATGATCTTCTCGAGGAGGAAATTATCCCCACCTACTACCGCATGTCCGATGACGGCTACCCGCAGGATTGGGTCCGGGTCATGAAAGAGGCCATCCGCAGCAATGCCGCGCGCTTCTCGGCCCGGCGAATGGTCAAGGAATACCTGCAGCGGTACTATGTCGATGCGCTGGTGAAGTCGACATCGCACGCATCGATGTCTCTCTGAACCGATTCGACTACTCGCCCTTATCCTGGCCACCCGCCTCGTTCACAGCACCTTCGCCCTCTTCCGACGCCTCGGCGGGCGTCGGGTGATCTTCCTCGATCGGCGGCTCCTGCTCGTCGGGCATGGATTCGGGGGGCTGAATCGGAACGGCCGGCGGCTCGTAGCTGCGGGGAGCAGAGCCCCCGGTTCGAGGCGTGGCTTGACCGTATATGGTGATGCGGATCTCATCGGCGGACTCGTAGACGATCACATGGTTGAGATTGGATAAAATCCGCTTCAACCCGTCGTTGAGCGTAAGATCCTGAAAGGCGGTCCGCACGGGATAGGTACGCCACTGCTCGTCGACGATGAACGTGTAAGCGGTGTCCCGCGTGATCTGATCGAGCACCTGGCCGAGCGGCTCGTTTTGCGCCTCGATGGAGATCAACGGTTCGGTTGGATCCGCCTGTCCGGCTGCGGCTGCCGGAAACGACACGGCCCACGGCAACGTCACGCTCAGACACATCAAAAAAAAGAGTCGCTTCAAAAGTCCGAAGCCAACGAATCTGCGAACGTCAGATGTCATGAAACCATCCCTTTTAAGAAGAACTTCCAGTTCGGGTCGCATTCAAAACCGGCCCCGCGGTTTCCTGTTTTCGACCGGTCCGACAACGCACTCAGGCCTCCGGAAGCGTCACCATTGGCCGCGGCCGGTTCCACTCCAAGTGGGCGATCCGGTAAAAAAGGGTCTCCAGGGGACCTCTCTTG is drawn from Desulfatitalea tepidiphila and contains these coding sequences:
- a CDS encoding branched-chain amino acid ABC transporter permease, with amino-acid sequence MDLFLQQVINGIMVGSVYSLVALGLTIIYGILGVPNFAHGSLYMLGAYFSFLLVTAGGVNYWLAILISMAALTVIGMVIERIVFRPLVNAPHLNSFIAAIGLIYVIDNVALIVWGPDFKRFPPLYDQLYHFLGVTITLHRIIIVVTAVVLIVLLELFIKKTTIGSAIEATAQDRVGARLSGINVTRVDMWTLGLGTSLAAAAGALIGPILLVYPAMGGAVTLKAFVIIILGGMGSIPGAILGGFILGLIESIGGAYLTTNYHEVLAFGLLVTVLAIKPTGLFGKAH
- a CDS encoding branched-chain amino acid ABC transporter permease yields the protein MNTSPLKPGFLIPAAILLLAVVAPLLSENRYLHHLMIMACVWGIAATALNLVMGYAGQVNLAHGAFFGIGAYTSGLLMLKLGIGFWIALPLACLAAALFGLLIGMPSLRTKGAYFAIGTLCFNVIVTVIIDRWENLTEGQRGLLGIPPPSAIPLPFGLTVRFDNNMVATYYLFLIMLLLTLFVTRRIVISLMGKDFRAVKGNEELAASIGINPFRTKLIAFVTSTFFAGLAGGLYASYIGFLSPDISDFHVTFEVLIQVMFGGIGTMAGPIIGATILPVISETLHALAAYRMVAYGIMLIVVIIFLPTGIMGGLKILWARCITRK
- a CDS encoding ABC transporter ATP-binding protein, whose amino-acid sequence is MLFQTMGLTKSFGGLTAVNDLSFGIEEGQIVSVIGPNGAGKSTVFNLVTGVHHPTAGRIELMGRSITGLKPYQVARQGIARTFQSTTVFGQDTVFENLVIGHRLRTGSGLFSALLVSGRERGDRKKSMAKAEELLSFLDLEHYRDEAAGNIPQEAQKRLSIGIALATEPKLLLLDEPTGGVNLEEDDSLIRIIQKIKASGVTICLIEHKMKVVMGISDRVVVLSYGSKIAEGDPQSVSRNENVIEAYLGPGYAAKD
- a CDS encoding ABC transporter ATP-binding protein, producing MLLKIENVDTYYGRAQALKKICLQISEGELVTILGANGSGKTTLLNTISGILKPRSGEMVFDGRPIQQLKTDAIVKLGISQCPEGRRLFPGMTVLKNLMLGAFVHRNDQKGIERDLTTVFNLFPILDERKSQLAGTMSGGEQQMLAIGRALMARPRLLLLDEPSLGLAPLVVARIFEAIEDIHRQGTAVCLVEQNAAMAIQVANRGYVLENGEIVLAGTRDELERSDKIKQAYLGV
- a CDS encoding cyclic nucleotide-binding domain-containing protein — its product is MTIMKQEKSARTTSILIDIIMDVPFFAMLDARQLGVVANHMNYYEIKKGETLFKEGDPGDSVCFVIRGSLDVFKETSTPGQHVLIATVTKNKSIGEMAVIDEYTRSATVTAHSDAAIVALTKRGFEAILQENPAIGAAILKKIASLVSMNLRRTSSQLADYMPALPIT
- a CDS encoding cupin domain-containing protein, whose translation is MLKRIEMFRENGFKDNALSNFLVHDSPYMKVINFNLKAGQELPIHSHDIEGQLCLSVMEGRGEFLAKEGKTLPAETGDVLVSDIAEPHGVRAKTDMRVLVTIAPPI
- a CDS encoding VOC family protein, yielding MTNLQVRRTNTILYCRRWQETVRFYHEKLGLPISHATDWLVELKLTDRSFISLADENRATITGSGGAGITLSWQVEDLAGMHDRITAIGAAPGPIQTKWRARVFYFRDPEGHRIELWSAA
- the glgP gene encoding alpha-glucan family phosphorylase, whose protein sequence is MKIQNNIFEHLPDRIAGLGVLAENLWWSWRPKARMVFKALDRQAWKESGHNPDKMLRELSPDILRAAARNPDYLRRYDEVMVLFREYMSRSDISLLNGALSPGETTLAYFSAEYGLHRSLPFYAGGLGFLAGDFVKECSDLNIPMVAVGFMYPKGYLLQRIREDGWQEQLDEPLEQEAAAISRVLNDDGTQFIIPVPRIEPPIHTAVWQIAVGTNTIYLMDTDIDQNDPWNRSISARLYTGDLEQRLRQEIVLGIGGAEVLERLGIRNRLIHLNEGHAAFALLERIRDGMLAGHTFEEALERVRATTVFTTHTPVPAGHDVFPFYLMEKYFHTYWTELGLDRDRFFNLGLHPLNPQEGFNMTVLALKASAYHNAVSQRHAQVARSMWHCLWPDRSETAVPIGAITNGVHVPTWVEPKFRMLFDHYLGDEWVAKHDDPMVWERVDKIPDKELWQLHYWMKIKLLDAIRARCRLRWVNDRTSPSIVMAGGAMLDPSILTIGFARRFASYKRADLILNDLPRLQRLLNDRWRPIQLIFAGKAHPADDPGKRILQNIFNACRNPEMAGRVAFVEDYGEQMAQYMVHGVDLWLNTPLPPMEASGTSGMKAALNGVPQLSILDGWWIEGYNRKNGWAFGDRVVEGDRDGADARAIYDLLEEEIIPTYYRMSDDGYPQDWVRVMKEAIRSNAARFSARRMVKEYLQRYYVDALVKSTSHASMSL